Proteins from a single region of Pseudarthrobacter sp. NIBRBAC000502772:
- a CDS encoding CoA-binding protein gives MSTDGRIWTGPSAPERLNLLRAATSIAIVGASDKPTRASYFVATYLQSSTRYKVYFVNPVVKEILGEPTYASLADLPESPDIVDVFRKHDDLPGVLDEAVAAGAKTLRLQLGSWHEDVAAGAEAAGLNVVMDRCVKIEHARFHGGLHLAGFDTGVISSKRQLLS, from the coding sequence ATGAGCACCGACGGACGTATCTGGACCGGACCTTCCGCTCCGGAGCGCCTGAACCTGCTGCGCGCAGCCACCTCGATTGCGATCGTGGGCGCCTCGGACAAGCCGACCCGGGCCAGCTATTTTGTGGCAACCTACCTGCAATCGTCCACGCGGTACAAGGTGTACTTCGTGAACCCCGTGGTCAAGGAGATCCTTGGTGAACCGACCTACGCCTCACTGGCCGATCTTCCCGAAAGCCCGGACATCGTGGATGTGTTCCGCAAGCACGACGACCTCCCGGGCGTCCTGGACGAAGCCGTCGCGGCCGGCGCCAAAACCCTCCGGCTGCAGCTCGGCTCCTGGCATGAGGACGTGGCCGCGGGCGCGGAAGCCGCCGGGCTCAACGTGGTGATGGACCGCTGCGTGAAGATCGAGCATGCCCGGTTCCACGGCGGGCTGCACCTGGCCGGCTTCGACACCGGCGTGATCTCCTCCAAGCGGCAGCTGCTTTCCTGA
- a CDS encoding CoA-binding protein translates to MVHVNDPAVIERLMRNKGRWAIVGLTTNEWRAAYDTSLFIRDRLGMEIIPVNLPGDAVHGETGYRTLGEIPPEKQPLDVVDCFVNSQKVGAVVDQAIAVGAKAVWLQLGVIDETAVDRAKAAGLDVVMDVCPAQQAWKYNL, encoded by the coding sequence ATGGTCCACGTCAACGATCCTGCCGTTATTGAGCGCCTGATGCGAAACAAAGGGCGGTGGGCTATCGTGGGCCTGACCACCAACGAGTGGCGCGCAGCCTACGACACCTCGCTGTTTATCCGCGACCGGCTCGGGATGGAGATCATCCCCGTCAACCTTCCCGGCGATGCCGTCCACGGCGAAACCGGGTACCGTACCCTGGGTGAAATTCCCCCTGAAAAGCAACCCCTCGACGTCGTCGACTGTTTTGTGAACTCGCAGAAGGTCGGGGCGGTGGTGGACCAGGCAATTGCCGTGGGCGCCAAAGCCGTGTGGCTGCAGCTGGGTGTTATCGACGAAACGGCTGTGGACCGTGCCAAGGCCGCCGGCCTGGACGTGGTGATGGACGTTTGCCCCGCCCAGCAGGCGTGGAAGTACAACCTCTGA
- a CDS encoding isopenicillin N synthase family oxygenase, which produces MSPDQATIPVLDMSAARQPYGSFSPEFIDQLRDAAHNVGFFQITGYGAAPGQAEELLALIKRFFDLPLEERMKLDNRISPHFRGYTRMGTEVTQGRADAREQIDYSPEREPVHNYPADQPYWLLQGPNMWPDEALPELKPAAMAWADLMSSVGMELLRGISVSLGLPEDHFDEPFGNEPAWMGKLVHYVGGVVEAAGNQGVGSHADYGFVTLLLQDEVGGLEVLPPGTTEWAPVEPVPGALVVNLGEMLEVATEGFLAATIHRVKAPPPGVDRYSVPFFWSPRLDAVIDPVPLPPELKAQARGISDDPSNPMLASFGLNMLKGRMRAHPDVTERHYPELMQR; this is translated from the coding sequence ATGTCACCCGATCAGGCAACCATCCCCGTTCTGGACATGAGCGCCGCACGCCAGCCGTACGGCTCCTTCAGCCCCGAATTCATCGACCAGCTGCGGGACGCCGCCCACAACGTGGGCTTCTTCCAAATCACCGGTTACGGCGCCGCCCCCGGCCAGGCCGAGGAGCTGCTGGCCCTCATCAAACGCTTCTTCGACCTGCCCCTCGAGGAGCGGATGAAGCTGGACAACAGGATTTCCCCGCACTTCCGCGGCTACACCCGGATGGGCACCGAAGTCACGCAGGGACGGGCCGACGCCCGCGAGCAGATCGACTACTCCCCCGAGCGCGAGCCCGTCCACAATTACCCGGCCGACCAGCCGTACTGGCTCCTCCAGGGGCCCAACATGTGGCCCGATGAGGCGTTGCCGGAGCTCAAGCCGGCGGCCATGGCCTGGGCCGACCTGATGTCCAGTGTGGGCATGGAACTGCTGCGGGGCATCTCGGTTTCCCTGGGACTGCCGGAGGACCACTTCGACGAGCCCTTCGGCAACGAACCCGCATGGATGGGCAAGCTGGTGCATTACGTCGGCGGTGTGGTGGAGGCGGCCGGGAACCAGGGCGTGGGCTCCCACGCTGACTACGGATTTGTCACCCTCCTCCTCCAGGACGAGGTGGGCGGCCTCGAAGTGCTGCCGCCCGGGACAACTGAATGGGCGCCGGTTGAGCCTGTTCCCGGGGCACTCGTTGTGAACCTGGGCGAAATGCTGGAGGTGGCCACGGAAGGCTTCCTTGCCGCCACGATCCACCGGGTCAAGGCGCCGCCACCGGGCGTGGACCGCTACTCAGTCCCGTTCTTCTGGTCGCCGCGGCTGGATGCCGTCATTGATCCGGTGCCCCTGCCTCCCGAGCTCAAAGCCCAGGCACGTGGCATCTCCGACGATCCGTCCAACCCGATGCTCGCGTCCTTTGGCCTGAACATGCTCAAGGGCCGCATGCGCGCGCACCCCGATGTGACCGAACGCCACTACCCGGAACTCATGCAGCGCTGA
- a CDS encoding MmcQ/YjbR family DNA-binding protein, with product MDAAQLKAICLSFPGAFEDFPFGPETSVFKVRAAVAGGARHEAKMFAASAMNPDDWSVSLKCEPALAEQLRAAHPEITGAWHMNKTHWNGVRLDGNLPDAMVRDMVEDSYDLVVASLSRKQQEQLGWARLSGSSGGPR from the coding sequence ATGGACGCAGCCCAACTCAAGGCAATATGCCTGTCATTTCCCGGTGCCTTCGAGGATTTTCCCTTCGGTCCGGAGACCTCCGTGTTTAAGGTCCGGGCTGCCGTGGCAGGTGGCGCGCGGCATGAAGCCAAGATGTTTGCGGCGTCCGCCATGAACCCCGACGACTGGTCCGTGAGCCTGAAATGTGAACCCGCCCTGGCTGAGCAGCTGCGGGCCGCCCACCCGGAAATCACCGGCGCGTGGCACATGAACAAGACCCATTGGAACGGCGTGCGGCTGGACGGAAACCTGCCCGATGCCATGGTCCGGGACATGGTGGAGGATTCCTACGACCTGGTGGTGGCCTCCCTGAGCCGCAAGCAACAGGAGCAGCTGGGATGGGCGCGGCTGTCCGGTTCTTCGGGCGGGCCCCGTTGA
- a CDS encoding DUF1990 domain-containing protein, which produces MRVNAPCEVVWVRRPVPGDGPQSAGFGYGTLPGHPERGEEAFEVEIGADGRVFLKITAFSRHANWFYQAGGLLARAAQRHITSRYVGGARLLAAGES; this is translated from the coding sequence GTGCGAGTTAATGCCCCGTGCGAGGTGGTCTGGGTGCGGCGGCCGGTGCCGGGAGACGGCCCCCAGTCAGCGGGCTTCGGCTACGGCACGCTGCCCGGCCATCCTGAACGCGGCGAAGAAGCCTTCGAAGTTGAGATCGGCGCTGACGGGCGGGTGTTCCTGAAGATCACCGCCTTCAGCAGGCACGCGAACTGGTTCTACCAGGCGGGAGGCCTGCTGGCCCGGGCGGCGCAACGGCACATCACTTCGCGATACGTTGGAGGGGCACGCCTCCTCGCCGCAGGTGAAAGCTGA
- a CDS encoding putative quinol monooxygenase has product MIFIVVKFKVKPEWSERWLGLVDAFTQATRAEPGNLWFDWSRSVDDPNEFVLVEAFKDDAAGEHVNSTHFKQAMADMPQALAETPRIISRQLDGDGWDRMGELTI; this is encoded by the coding sequence ATGATCTTCATCGTCGTGAAATTCAAGGTCAAACCCGAGTGGTCCGAGCGCTGGCTGGGCCTCGTTGACGCTTTTACCCAAGCCACACGGGCGGAGCCCGGCAACCTGTGGTTCGACTGGTCCCGCAGTGTGGATGACCCCAACGAGTTTGTCCTGGTGGAAGCCTTCAAGGACGACGCCGCCGGGGAACACGTCAACAGCACGCACTTCAAGCAGGCCATGGCGGACATGCCGCAGGCGCTGGCCGAGACGCCGCGCATCATCAGCCGCCAGCTCGACGGCGACGGCTGGGACCGGATGGGCGAACTCACCATCTGA
- a CDS encoding DUF503 domain-containing protein → MWIGWIEFDILLGDVQSLKEKRSVIRPLLAELKRRFDVSVAEVGDHDQYRRSQVGAGLVAADRAHVVEVLTAVERFVAARPEFELLSSRQRELRSDD, encoded by the coding sequence ATGTGGATCGGCTGGATTGAATTCGACATCCTCCTTGGCGACGTCCAGAGCCTGAAGGAGAAACGTTCCGTCATCAGGCCGCTGCTGGCCGAGCTCAAGCGCCGCTTCGACGTGTCCGTCGCGGAGGTGGGGGACCACGACCAGTACCGCCGCTCGCAGGTGGGCGCCGGGCTGGTGGCAGCAGACCGGGCGCACGTCGTGGAGGTGCTCACCGCCGTCGAACGCTTTGTGGCCGCCCGGCCCGAATTTGAGCTGCTCAGCTCGAGGCAGCGGGAGCTCCGCAGCGACGACTGA
- the purL gene encoding phosphoribosylformylglycinamidine synthase subunit PurL, with protein MTEINSVVEPVETKKFNIDTVENAAKTPDTELPWAELGLKQNEFDEVVKVLGRRPTGAELAMYSVMWSEHCSYKSSKNHLRQFGEKVTDEMKKDMLVGIGENAGVTNLGDGWAVTFKIESHNSPSFVEPYQGAATGIGGIVRDIISMGARPVAVMDPLRFGAIDHPDTARVMHGAVAGIGGYGNSLGLPNIGGEMVFDSVYQGNPLVNALAVGVMRHEDIRLANASGKGNKVVLFGARTGGDGIGGASVLASESFDDTKPSKRPAVQVGDPFAEKVLIECCLELFKGSLVEGIQDLGAAGISCATSELASNGDGGMEVELTSVLLRDPTLTPGEILMSESQERMMAVVTPENIAAFEAVMDKWAVEYSWLGEVTDTGRLIITWDGVVIVDVDPRTVAHDGPVYDRPYARPEWQDSVQADSFTGSVQDAGRPSAPAELAAAVTELVASPNMCSKDWITNQYDRYVGGNTALAFPDDAGVVRVDEETGLGVALATDANGRYTYLDPYHGAQLALAEAYRNVATSGAVPMAVSDCLNFGSPEDPDVMWQLAEAIRGLSDACMVLGIPVTGGNVSLYNQTGTTPIHPSPVVAVLGKLDDVARRTPSGWREDGQAIYLLGTTAAELDGSEWANMRGHLGGLPPKVDLAAERELGEILINASRDGMVDSAHDLSEGGLAAALVESALRYGVGARIALQDVLDRDGVDLFTALFSESQGRAVVGVPRSEEVRFKDMCTARGFAHTRIGVVDAASGNLEINGVDTMSLDALREAHEATLPKYFG; from the coding sequence ATGACCGAGATCAATTCGGTGGTCGAGCCTGTCGAGACCAAGAAGTTCAATATCGACACCGTCGAGAACGCTGCCAAAACGCCGGACACCGAACTCCCGTGGGCCGAACTGGGCCTGAAGCAGAACGAGTTCGATGAGGTAGTGAAGGTCCTGGGGCGCCGTCCCACCGGCGCCGAGCTGGCCATGTACTCCGTGATGTGGAGCGAGCACTGCTCCTACAAGTCCTCGAAGAACCACCTGCGCCAGTTCGGCGAAAAGGTGACCGACGAGATGAAGAAGGACATGCTGGTGGGCATCGGCGAAAACGCCGGCGTCACCAACCTGGGCGACGGCTGGGCCGTGACGTTCAAGATCGAGTCCCACAACTCGCCGTCGTTCGTGGAGCCCTACCAGGGTGCTGCCACCGGCATCGGCGGCATTGTCCGTGACATCATCTCCATGGGCGCCCGCCCGGTTGCCGTGATGGACCCGCTGCGTTTCGGCGCCATCGACCACCCGGACACCGCCCGCGTCATGCACGGTGCCGTGGCCGGCATCGGCGGCTACGGAAACTCCCTGGGCCTGCCCAACATCGGCGGCGAAATGGTCTTCGATTCCGTCTACCAGGGCAACCCGCTGGTTAACGCGCTGGCTGTCGGCGTGATGCGCCACGAGGACATCCGCCTCGCCAACGCGTCCGGCAAGGGCAACAAGGTGGTCCTGTTCGGTGCACGCACCGGCGGCGACGGCATCGGGGGCGCCTCGGTGCTGGCCTCCGAGTCCTTCGACGACACCAAGCCGTCCAAGCGCCCCGCCGTCCAGGTGGGCGACCCCTTCGCCGAGAAGGTCCTGATCGAGTGCTGCCTGGAGCTCTTCAAGGGTTCCCTCGTTGAGGGCATCCAGGACCTCGGCGCCGCTGGCATCTCCTGCGCCACGTCCGAGCTCGCCTCCAACGGCGACGGCGGCATGGAAGTCGAACTGACCTCCGTCCTGCTGCGCGACCCCACGCTGACCCCGGGCGAAATCCTGATGTCCGAGTCGCAGGAACGCATGATGGCCGTGGTCACCCCGGAGAACATCGCCGCCTTCGAAGCTGTCATGGACAAGTGGGCCGTGGAGTACTCCTGGCTCGGCGAGGTCACCGACACCGGCCGCCTGATCATCACCTGGGACGGCGTAGTCATCGTGGATGTCGACCCGCGCACCGTGGCCCACGACGGCCCCGTGTATGACCGCCCGTACGCCCGCCCCGAGTGGCAGGACTCCGTCCAGGCCGATTCCTTCACCGGATCCGTCCAGGACGCCGGCCGCCCCTCCGCCCCCGCGGAACTGGCTGCCGCCGTAACCGAGCTCGTGGCCTCACCGAACATGTGCAGCAAGGACTGGATCACCAACCAGTACGACCGGTACGTCGGCGGCAACACCGCATTGGCGTTCCCGGACGACGCCGGCGTGGTCCGCGTGGACGAGGAAACCGGCCTGGGCGTTGCCCTGGCCACCGACGCCAACGGCCGCTACACCTACCTGGACCCGTACCACGGCGCACAGCTGGCGCTGGCCGAGGCCTACCGCAACGTGGCCACCTCCGGCGCGGTACCGATGGCCGTCAGCGACTGCCTGAACTTCGGCTCCCCCGAGGACCCGGACGTCATGTGGCAGCTCGCGGAGGCCATCCGCGGCCTGTCCGATGCCTGCATGGTGCTGGGCATCCCGGTCACCGGCGGCAACGTCTCGCTGTACAACCAGACCGGCACCACGCCCATCCACCCCTCCCCCGTGGTGGCAGTGCTGGGCAAGCTCGACGACGTCGCCCGCCGCACGCCGTCGGGCTGGCGTGAAGACGGCCAGGCCATCTACCTGCTGGGCACGACGGCGGCCGAGCTGGACGGTTCCGAGTGGGCCAACATGCGCGGCCACCTTGGTGGACTGCCGCCCAAGGTTGACCTCGCCGCCGAACGCGAGCTGGGTGAAATCCTGATCAACGCATCCCGCGACGGCATGGTGGACTCCGCGCACGACCTCTCAGAGGGCGGCCTTGCGGCAGCCTTGGTGGAGTCCGCACTGCGCTATGGCGTGGGTGCCCGGATCGCCCTGCAGGATGTCCTGGACCGCGACGGCGTGGACCTGTTCACGGCACTGTTCTCCGAGTCCCAGGGCCGCGCGGTTGTCGGCGTGCCCCGCTCGGAAGAGGTCCGGTTCAAGGACATGTGCACGGCCCGTGGCTTTGCCCACACCCGCATCGGCGTGGTGGACGCGGCCAGCGGCAACCTGGAGATCAACGGCGTGGACACCATGTCGCTGGACGCCCTCCGCGAAGCCCACGAGGCGACCCTGCCGAAGTACTTCGGCTAG
- the purQ gene encoding phosphoribosylformylglycinamidine synthase subunit PurQ produces the protein MTELPLIGEAIAVAAEPRLAGARIGVVTFPGTLDDRDAARAVRLAGGTAVPLWHADTTLGDVDAVVIPGGFSYGDYLRAGAIARFAPLMSKIIDAANSDAKLPVLGICNGFQILTESHLLPGSMIKNDHLKFMCRDQVLRVENSNTAWTLDYEAGQEITVPLKNQDGQYIADEKVLDALEAEGRVVFRYVGFNPNGSRRDIAGISNAAGNVVGLMPHPEHAVEVGFGPESLDGIGGSDTDGLGFFTSVLNKIVGGNK, from the coding sequence ATGACTGAACTTCCCTTGATCGGCGAGGCCATCGCCGTCGCCGCCGAGCCCCGGCTCGCCGGTGCCCGGATCGGCGTCGTCACCTTCCCAGGCACCCTTGACGACCGCGACGCCGCCCGGGCGGTCCGGCTCGCCGGCGGCACCGCAGTGCCGCTCTGGCACGCAGACACCACCCTGGGTGACGTGGACGCCGTCGTTATTCCCGGCGGTTTCTCCTACGGCGACTACCTCCGCGCCGGCGCCATTGCCCGCTTCGCGCCGCTGATGTCCAAAATCATCGACGCCGCCAACTCCGATGCCAAGCTGCCCGTGCTGGGCATCTGCAACGGCTTTCAGATCCTTACCGAGTCGCACCTGCTGCCCGGCTCCATGATCAAGAACGACCACCTGAAGTTCATGTGCCGCGACCAGGTCCTGCGGGTGGAAAACAGCAACACCGCCTGGACCCTGGACTACGAGGCCGGCCAGGAAATCACGGTTCCGCTGAAGAACCAGGACGGCCAGTACATCGCCGACGAAAAGGTCCTGGACGCGCTCGAAGCTGAAGGACGCGTGGTGTTCCGCTACGTGGGCTTCAACCCCAACGGCTCCCGCCGCGACATCGCCGGCATCTCCAACGCCGCTGGCAACGTGGTGGGACTTATGCCCCACCCCGAGCACGCGGTGGAAGTTGGCTTCGGCCCCGAATCCCTGGACGGGATCGGCGGGTCCGACACCGACGGACTGGGTTTCTTCACCTCCGTACTGAACAAGATTGTGGGAGGCAACAAATGA
- the purS gene encoding phosphoribosylformylglycinamidine synthase subunit PurS — MPRIVVDVMPKPEILDPQGKAIVGALPRLGFTSFSSVRQGKRFELTVEGEVTDAILAQAREAAETLLSNPVIEDVVNVEVVEA; from the coding sequence ATGCCCCGGATCGTTGTTGACGTCATGCCCAAGCCCGAGATTCTGGACCCGCAGGGGAAGGCCATCGTGGGTGCACTCCCCCGTCTGGGCTTCACCAGCTTTAGCTCTGTCCGCCAGGGCAAGCGCTTCGAACTGACGGTTGAGGGCGAGGTGACCGACGCAATCCTGGCCCAGGCCCGCGAAGCCGCCGAGACCCTGCTGTCCAACCCCGTGATCGAAGACGTCGTCAACGTCGAGGTCGTCGAGGCCTGA
- a CDS encoding S8 family serine peptidase: MAMSPATAAPAEANTAVASKKINPGDYPAGRYIVVLAEKPAATYDGGTPGLAATKPQTGRKLDADRPEVQQYQAHLEGRQNAVAGSESVRIKRQYTAAINGFSADLTADQAAKLAKDPAVIMVAPDTENAPDYSSTDFLGLSGENGLWKTAFGGLENAGKGVVVGVIDSGYTPSNPFFAGDDVQPLAGQAQVGAPYRTADGNIAMLKSDGDTFVGECQKGQGTGAAFDGSACNSKVLSARYFADDYMAYVAPENRAPEELISPVDVGSHGTHTASTAAGNANVRANLGATDMGITGGVAPAAKISVYKVCWEDDNPATGGCYSSASVAAINQAILDGVDVLNYSISGSTSTTTDPVSLSFLSAASAGIFVAASAGNSGPTASTVNHGAPWLTTVAASSFSTELQGTVEFEDGSKYRGASLMSAPVPASNVVLAASAAAAGAANPELCAPNALDPAKVTGKIVVCDRGVVDRVAKSAEVQRAGGIGMILVNVTTSSEDLDRHAVPTVHVNPPATQQIKDKIIANPGIKVSLVNTDTTGLPPAPQPQIAGFSSRGPLLATGSDLLKPDVAAPGVAVLAGVSPIGSGGDQFGMMSGTSMAAPHVAGFGALILAKNPTWSPATVKSAMMTTAADIKNADGSRNGDVFATGAGQVDIARVLDPGLVYDNSEDDYLKFIQGTGLDLGIPGLGTTAPRDMNVASFALGALTGKTEVTRTVTALTPGVYRAKASVPGVKVTVTPSILSFNAAGEKRTFQVKFENTSAALGQFAMGNLVWQGAGKNVASPVAVRPQSVVAPANLAFTSEGGQGQGDIPVVSGTNAPVKITLDGLSKADSSAIELVPGPLALGTDASNFAKEVTVPAGSPLAKFSVFSSDEAADFDMVVFNPAGQALLAQTASASESISVPNPAPGVYTIFVNLYASPNGQPTKASVDAAVLGANVGNATVTPNPLRLGNGQPGILKLQWKDLAEGSYIGRVTFAGSSAPTFVSVVVTPGSALVVPADETAGDPANDKKDKVKKEKKKQEVPEFSGNRNMDL; the protein is encoded by the coding sequence ATGGCGATGAGCCCCGCTACCGCGGCGCCCGCTGAAGCAAACACGGCAGTTGCCTCAAAGAAGATCAACCCCGGCGACTACCCCGCCGGCCGCTACATTGTGGTCCTGGCCGAGAAGCCGGCGGCCACCTACGACGGCGGGACTCCCGGACTCGCAGCGACGAAGCCCCAGACGGGCCGCAAGCTTGACGCCGACCGGCCCGAAGTCCAGCAGTACCAGGCGCATCTCGAGGGCAGGCAGAACGCTGTGGCCGGGTCCGAAAGCGTCCGGATCAAGCGCCAGTACACAGCTGCCATCAACGGGTTCTCGGCCGATCTGACCGCCGACCAGGCCGCTAAGCTCGCCAAGGACCCGGCCGTCATCATGGTGGCACCGGACACGGAGAACGCGCCGGATTACTCAAGCACGGACTTCCTTGGGCTCAGCGGTGAAAACGGCCTCTGGAAGACTGCCTTCGGCGGGCTGGAAAACGCCGGCAAAGGCGTCGTGGTTGGCGTTATTGACTCCGGCTACACCCCCTCCAACCCGTTCTTCGCCGGGGACGACGTGCAACCCCTCGCCGGCCAGGCCCAGGTGGGCGCCCCGTACCGCACCGCGGACGGCAACATCGCCATGCTCAAGTCCGACGGAGACACCTTCGTCGGAGAGTGCCAGAAGGGCCAGGGAACCGGGGCGGCGTTTGACGGCAGTGCCTGCAACTCCAAAGTCCTGAGTGCCCGCTACTTCGCTGACGACTACATGGCGTACGTGGCGCCGGAGAACCGCGCGCCCGAAGAACTGATTTCGCCTGTGGATGTGGGAAGCCACGGGACGCACACCGCCAGCACCGCCGCGGGCAACGCGAACGTCCGGGCCAACCTTGGTGCAACCGATATGGGCATCACCGGCGGCGTGGCGCCGGCGGCAAAGATCTCCGTCTACAAGGTCTGCTGGGAGGATGACAACCCGGCGACGGGCGGGTGCTACAGCTCCGCGTCCGTGGCCGCGATCAATCAAGCCATCCTGGACGGGGTGGATGTGCTGAACTACTCCATCTCCGGCAGCACCTCAACCACCACAGACCCGGTGTCGCTGTCCTTCCTCTCCGCGGCCTCTGCCGGAATCTTTGTTGCAGCCTCCGCCGGAAACTCGGGGCCCACGGCAAGCACCGTAAACCACGGCGCGCCGTGGCTGACCACGGTGGCAGCGAGCTCCTTCTCCACGGAGTTGCAGGGAACCGTCGAGTTTGAGGACGGAAGCAAGTACCGCGGCGCCAGTCTTATGTCCGCTCCCGTTCCTGCGAGCAACGTTGTGCTGGCGGCAAGTGCCGCAGCCGCCGGCGCAGCCAACCCCGAACTGTGCGCACCCAATGCGCTGGATCCCGCCAAGGTGACAGGGAAGATTGTTGTCTGCGACCGCGGGGTGGTGGACCGCGTAGCCAAGAGCGCCGAGGTGCAGCGCGCCGGCGGCATCGGCATGATCCTGGTCAACGTAACCACCTCCTCCGAGGACCTTGACCGCCACGCAGTCCCGACAGTGCACGTGAACCCGCCGGCCACGCAGCAGATCAAGGACAAGATCATCGCCAACCCCGGCATCAAGGTCTCCCTGGTGAACACAGACACCACCGGCCTTCCGCCCGCGCCGCAGCCGCAGATCGCCGGCTTCTCCTCCCGGGGCCCGCTGCTCGCTACCGGCTCAGACTTGCTCAAGCCTGACGTGGCGGCACCGGGTGTGGCAGTGCTGGCAGGCGTTTCGCCCATCGGTTCCGGCGGCGACCAGTTCGGCATGATGTCCGGGACGTCAATGGCCGCGCCGCACGTGGCCGGATTTGGCGCCTTGATCCTGGCCAAGAACCCCACATGGTCTCCGGCCACCGTCAAGTCAGCCATGATGACCACGGCAGCTGATATCAAGAACGCAGACGGCAGCCGGAACGGTGACGTGTTCGCCACCGGCGCCGGCCAGGTGGACATTGCGCGGGTCCTGGATCCCGGCCTGGTCTATGACAACTCCGAGGATGACTACCTGAAGTTCATCCAGGGAACGGGCCTGGACCTGGGCATCCCGGGTCTCGGAACAACCGCACCGCGGGATATGAATGTTGCCTCGTTCGCGCTGGGGGCACTTACCGGCAAGACAGAGGTCACCCGGACTGTCACCGCGCTGACCCCAGGCGTTTACCGGGCCAAGGCCAGCGTTCCCGGCGTCAAGGTGACGGTCACGCCGTCGATCCTTAGCTTCAACGCTGCCGGCGAGAAGCGCACCTTCCAGGTCAAGTTTGAGAACACCAGCGCTGCTTTGGGGCAGTTTGCCATGGGCAACCTCGTCTGGCAGGGTGCCGGCAAGAACGTGGCATCGCCGGTGGCTGTCCGCCCGCAGTCCGTGGTGGCGCCGGCGAACCTGGCGTTTACCTCGGAAGGAGGCCAGGGGCAGGGTGACATTCCGGTGGTTTCGGGCACCAATGCGCCCGTGAAGATCACCCTGGACGGTCTGTCCAAGGCTGACTCCTCGGCCATCGAGCTGGTTCCCGGACCGCTCGCCCTGGGAACGGACGCGTCCAACTTCGCCAAGGAGGTCACGGTTCCGGCAGGATCGCCGTTGGCAAAGTTCTCCGTCTTTTCCTCGGACGAGGCCGCCGACTTCGATATGGTGGTCTTCAACCCGGCGGGACAGGCCCTGCTGGCCCAGACGGCCTCTGCCAGTGAATCAATTTCGGTTCCGAACCCGGCTCCGGGCGTGTACACGATTTTTGTGAACCTCTACGCAAGCCCCAATGGGCAGCCCACGAAGGCGTCCGTGGACGCGGCGGTGTTGGGAGCCAACGTGGGAAATGCCACGGTGACCCCCAATCCGCTGCGGCTCGGGAACGGCCAGCCGGGCATTCTGAAGCTCCAGTGGAAGGATCTCGCTGAAGGCTCCTATATCGGCCGGGTGACGTTCGCCGGTTCGAGCGCGCCCACCTTCGTCTCTGTGGTTGTCACACCAGGCAGTGCTTTGGTGGTCCCTGCTGATGAAACTGCCGGTGACCCTGCCAACGACAAGAAGGACAAGGTCAAAAAGGAAAAGAAGAAGCAGGAGGTCCCGGAGTTCTCCGGAAACCGCAACATGGATCTCTAG